GGGCTCACTCAGGTCAGGTAGCCCGGACCAGTGCCAGGACCTCGTCCCGTACCTTCGCCATCGTCGCCTCGTCCCGCGCCTCCACGTTCAGGCGCAACAGTGGCTCGGTGTTCGAAGGGCGGAGGTTGAACCACCAGTCCGCCGTCGCCACCGTCAGGCCGTCCAGTTCGTCGGTCGTCACGTCCTCGCGCGCTCCGAAGGCCGTCTTCACCGCCGCCGTACGGCCCGCCTGGTCGTCGACGGTGGAGTTGATCTCCCCCGAGCCCGTGTACCTGTCGTACTCCGCGACCAGCGACGAAAGCGTGCCGTTCTGCGCGCCCAGCGCCGCCAGTACATGCAGGGCCGCCAGCATGCCGGTGTCCGCGTTCCAGAAGTCCCGGAAGTAGTAGTGCGCCGAGTGCTCGCCGCCGAAGATCGCTCCCGTACGGGCCATCTCCTCCTTGATGAAGGAGTGGCCGACTCGCGTACGGGCCGGAGTGCCGCCGTTCTCGCGGACGACCTCCGGGACCGACCACGACGTGATCAGGTTGTGGATCACCGTGCCACCGGGGTGCTTGGCCAGCTCTCGCGCCGCCACCAGCGCCGTGATCGCCGACGGTGAGATGCCCTCGCCGCGCTCGTCCACGACGAAGCAGCGGTCCGCGTCGCCGTCGAAGGCCAGGCCCAGGTCCGCGCCCTCGGACCGGACGCGGGCCTGGAGGTCGACGATGTTCCGCGGGTCCAGCGGGTTCGCCTCGTGGTTGGGGAAGGTGCCGTCGAGCTCGAAGTACATCGGTACGAGGGTGAGGGGCAGGGACGAGAAGACGGTCGGGACCGTGTGGCCGCCCATACCGTTGCCCGCGTCCACGACCACCTTCAGCGGACGCATCGCCGACAGGTCCACCAGGGACAGCAGATGCGCGGCGTAGTCCGTCAGCGTGTCCCGCTCGGTCACCGTGCCCGCCACCTCGGCCGCCGCCGGCGCGCCCTGTTCGGACCAGGACTCGACGAGCGCGCGGATGTCCGCGAGGCCCGTGTCCTGGCCCACCGGTGCGGCGCCCGCCCGGCACATCTTGATGCCGTTGTACTGCGCCGGGTTGTGCGAGGCGGTGAACATCGCGCCGGGCAGACCCAGCTCCCCCGAAGCGAAGTACAGCTGGTCCGTCGAGCACAGGCCGATCAGGGTGACATCCGCGCCGCGGGCCGCGGCCCCGCGCGCGAACGCCCCCGAAAGTCCTGGCGACGACGGCCGCATGTCATGGCCGACGACGATCGCGTCCGCGTCCGTCACCTGGACGAAGGCGGCCCCGAACAGCTCGGCCAGGGCCTCGTCCCACTGATCCGGCACCACCCCGCGGACGTCGTACGCCTTCACGATCTGCGACAGATCAGCAGTCACGGGCCAACCTTCCTGAAGTCTCTGCGGTCACATCAAACTACCCGCACAAACTAAGGCAGCGTCCGGCCCGGTACCGAGGCGCTCTGTCTCTTGCGCCGGTGAGCACCGCGGCCCGTACCGGCTCCTCGGCCGGCCCGCGCGCCCGGCACCGCGACCGGCGCCGCCGCGACCGCCAACGCCGCTCGGGGGTCGGCGAGTTGGGCCAGTACCTGGGTGGCACCGCGAACTGGGCTGCCGTAAAGGCGAATCCGCGGGCGAGCGCGGGCGCCGATGGCGGCGGGCTCGGTTGAGGTCAGGGCACTGCGGGGGGCGCGCGCTTCAGTGGCGCGAGGCTCAGGAGTCCGGGGAACGCAGTACCCGCAGATGGCCCCGGCGCGCGACCTCCATCGGGTCCGCCGTCCGGCGGCCGTTCTGCGCGCCGGCCTCGGCGGTCCGTCCCTGCGGGCGGGCCGCTTCCCTCACGGCATTGGCGAGCGCCTCGAGATCGTCGCCACTGGGGCGGGACGGGGCGGAGCCGTCGGCGAGCCGCACAACCTCCCAGCCGCGCGGTGCGGTCAGGCGCTCACTGTGTTCGGCACACAGGTCGTAGCAGTGGGGCTCGGCATACGTGGCGAGCGGGCCGAGGACCGCGGTCGAATCGGCATAGACGTACGTCAGTGTCGCGACGGCGGGGCGGCCGCACGCGGTGCGCGAACAGCGACGTACAGGGCTCACGACGTTGGACGGTACCGCACTCTTGAGCGGGCTGCGACGACTCTCCACCAGGTCACTCCACCGTGTCGTGCTGTGACGTCTGCCATAGACGCTGCTGGAGCAACTGCCCTGACCTGCACGGGAGGAGAAGTGCGCCGACGACGACCGCCGGTGATGCGGTCATGACTTGGGGTAAATAAGGTCAATCACGATGAGATCGGCGATCGTGGGGAGGTACGCAATCGAGCCCAAGCTTGGCCGGAATGTTCAATTAGCGACATGCTCCGTCCCGGGGGCGCCGACCCGATCGCCGCAGGCCGGTGAGAGTTACCCTGCGTCAGTGATGGACAGTTCTGTGCCGCCCCGCCAGTCCGAACCACGGCCGCGTCGCCGCGACCGCCACGGCCGCGGGATGCGCGGGCCGGTCGCCCCGCCCCAGGTGCCCCTCGCCGCCAGCCGGGCCGAGTCCTTCCGGGACCTGGTTCAGGACTCGGTGGAGCGGCTGGAGCGGCGGTGGCCACAGCTCGCCGACGTCGATTTCCTCGTACTGGACGTGCCGGGCGCGCCGGACGACTCGGTGCCGCTGGGCAGCTCGGCTGCCGCGGACAAGGAACGGCGGGCGCAGATCGTGGTCTACCGGCGGCCCGTCGAGATCCGGACAAAGAATCGCGACGAGCGCGCGCTGCTGGTGCACGAGGTGGTCGTGGAGCAGGTGGCCGAGCTGCTGGGGCTGGCGCCGGAGTCGGTCGACCCGCGGTACGGACAGGACTGACCGACGACCGGCAGAGGTCGCTCCGCTGCCGGCCGATGTCGTCAGTCGTCCAGAACCGACAGGTCCTGCTCCGCCTCCGGCACCGCCACCGTCCCGCGGTCGTACGGCAGTGTCTGCACCGTGAACATCGGGATGCCGTCCTGCGGCAGCGTGAGCGTGCGTGAGGCGTGTACCGGGCCGCCCGACACCGTCTCGACGGTGAGCGCGTACGAGCCCTTGAGGCCGGCCGGCACCGGCGGGGCGACCGCCAGTGTCGTACCGGCCTTGACCGTGTACGTCTTGACGGCCTGAGTGCCGCCCTCCGTACCCGCCGAGGCGGTGACCTTGACCTGTGCGCCGCCGTCCGGCGCGGTCAGGGAGAGGATCGAGCCCTTGGCGCGGTTGTCGGCCGCGGTCGCCCGCTCCCCCACGGGTGCGGTCGCCGGGATGAAGGCGACCTCCTGCTTGTCGCCCTTGCCGCGCACGACGCGCAGCGCCGCCACCACCGGGGTCGTCTCACTGCTCTGCGCCGGGCTGAGGATCAGTGATCCGGCCTCGCCCTTGGTCACGTCCTTCAGGTCGACGGCCGCGGTCATGCCGGACTTGATGTGCAGCGTCTCGTGTCCGGCGGGGGTGATCCGGCCGGTCGCGCCCGCCAGCTGCACCTTCAGATCGGCGTCGTCGTCGCCGGGCGCGAAGGCCACCAGCTGGACCGAGGTGGCGTCCGCGGGGATGCCCGGCAGTACCGCGGTGTCCGACGGATCGGCCGAGGCCGCCAGCCAGTCGCTGCCCGTCTTGTCGTCGGCGGACCGCACCACCGCGCCGACGCGGCCCGTGCGGGTGGTGACATGGACGGTCAGATCCGCGGCGGGCTCGGAGGTCAGCGTGGAGAGCAGGACCGGGACGCTGGACCCGGCGGGGACCGGGATGCCCTCGGTCAGTGTGGTCTTGAGGGCGCCGTCCTTGCCGTACAGCTCGATGTCGGCGACGGCCGCCGTCGGGTCCGGGTTGGTGAGGTGGACGTAGTCCTGGCGGTTCTCGGCGGTGGAGGCACCCGGGAACCAGAAGTCGGTGTCCGGCGCGGTGCAGCTGACGCCGAGCACGCCGCGCGAGCCGCCCGCCGGGACCGTGGTGGTCTGCTGCGCGGTCCAGCCGGGTGCGAGGCGGCCGGTGGCGGTGCCGACGAGGGCGGGGGCCTCGCCGCCGCCGGCCTTGGCGGCGACGGGCTTGCCGGGCTCCTTCAGCGCGAGCACCGCCTTGTCGGGCACCGGCTTCTTCGCGCCCGACGCGGCACCGTCCTTCCCTGCCCCGCCCTTGGCCGTGTCCTTCTTCTTCGCTTCGTCCTTCTTGGGCGCGGTGTCGGGGTCGGCCAGGGTGGCGGCGGACGGCTTCAGTTCCGCCACGCCGCCCTTCGCGTCGCCGTCCTTCGCGTCTGCGGTCTTCCCGGCCGGGGTGAACGACGTGTAAGCGGTCTCCGCGATCTCCGAGCTGCTGGGCGCCGGGCAGAGCAGGCTGGAGCGTTCGACGGGCAGCCGCGCCGCGGCCTCGGCTTCTGCCGACGAGCCGCCGTCCGGTGCGGTGAGCGCGGCGAAGCCGGTGATCGCTGCGAGTGCGACGGTGGTCGCGATCAGGGAGATGGTTGTGCGCTTCACTCTGACTCGCCTCGCGAAGTGTTGCCGGGATGCTGTTCGGTCTCGCTGCCGTCGGCGTAGGGCTGTCCGCCCTGCTGCCCGTAGGGGTCGTACTGGCCCTCCTGGTACTGCCCGTCCCCGTAGGTCGCGGCGTGGTACGGGTCGGCCTGGTACGGCTGCTGCTGGTACTGGTCCGCAGCGCCGTACTGCTGTCCGTCGCTGTATTGCTGTCCGTCGCCGTACTGCTC
This portion of the Streptomyces sp. NBC_01750 genome encodes:
- a CDS encoding phosphomannomutase/phosphoglucomutase, with product MTADLSQIVKAYDVRGVVPDQWDEALAELFGAAFVQVTDADAIVVGHDMRPSSPGLSGAFARGAAARGADVTLIGLCSTDQLYFASGELGLPGAMFTASHNPAQYNGIKMCRAGAAPVGQDTGLADIRALVESWSEQGAPAAAEVAGTVTERDTLTDYAAHLLSLVDLSAMRPLKVVVDAGNGMGGHTVPTVFSSLPLTLVPMYFELDGTFPNHEANPLDPRNIVDLQARVRSEGADLGLAFDGDADRCFVVDERGEGISPSAITALVAARELAKHPGGTVIHNLITSWSVPEVVRENGGTPARTRVGHSFIKEEMARTGAIFGGEHSAHYYFRDFWNADTGMLAALHVLAALGAQNGTLSSLVAEYDRYTGSGEINSTVDDQAGRTAAVKTAFGAREDVTTDELDGLTVATADWWFNLRPSNTEPLLRLNVEARDEATMAKVRDEVLALVRAT
- a CDS encoding DUF3499 domain-containing protein, with amino-acid sequence MESRRSPLKSAVPSNVVSPVRRCSRTACGRPAVATLTYVYADSTAVLGPLATYAEPHCYDLCAEHSERLTAPRGWEVVRLADGSAPSRPSGDDLEALANAVREAARPQGRTAEAGAQNGRRTADPMEVARRGHLRVLRSPDS
- a CDS encoding metallopeptidase family protein, which produces MDSSVPPRQSEPRPRRRDRHGRGMRGPVAPPQVPLAASRAESFRDLVQDSVERLERRWPQLADVDFLVLDVPGAPDDSVPLGSSAAADKERRAQIVVYRRPVEIRTKNRDERALLVHEVVVEQVAELLGLAPESVDPRYGQD
- a CDS encoding DUF5719 family protein, whose product is MKRTTISLIATTVALAAITGFAALTAPDGGSSAEAEAAARLPVERSSLLCPAPSSSEIAETAYTSFTPAGKTADAKDGDAKGGVAELKPSAATLADPDTAPKKDEAKKKDTAKGGAGKDGAASGAKKPVPDKAVLALKEPGKPVAAKAGGGEAPALVGTATGRLAPGWTAQQTTTVPAGGSRGVLGVSCTAPDTDFWFPGASTAENRQDYVHLTNPDPTAAVADIELYGKDGALKTTLTEGIPVPAGSSVPVLLSTLTSEPAADLTVHVTTRTGRVGAVVRSADDKTGSDWLAASADPSDTAVLPGIPADATSVQLVAFAPGDDDADLKVQLAGATGRITPAGHETLHIKSGMTAAVDLKDVTKGEAGSLILSPAQSSETTPVVAALRVVRGKGDKQEVAFIPATAPVGERATAADNRAKGSILSLTAPDGGAQVKVTASAGTEGGTQAVKTYTVKAGTTLAVAPPVPAGLKGSYALTVETVSGGPVHASRTLTLPQDGIPMFTVQTLPYDRGTVAVPEAEQDLSVLDD